The Plasmodium brasilianum strain Bolivian I chromosome 14, whole genome shotgun sequence genome contains a region encoding:
- a CDS encoding tryptophan--tRNA ligase, whose product MRKGKNLILSFLLIIQINFCKNVTVGKKNERIALFLHKIVDIKKIKFNFRLKDSCTFLTGIKPSGSIHLGNYIGCLHPLINVEAKKKNTNYVSKNKENVVKLKKIILIADLHCLTDINNMFFLKQNVLDSVKVIISLIIDMYIKKKEYINIYINNIKLEKILTYFKSGLIDEAYLNKLLCSINVYESYSFLNYEKQKDDFDVVNNAHNIIQGKLFNDEKTKLSKKSLEEKNISGKYERTAKKNIFQKHYFYIFKQSDIQAHTSLYYLINSFTSINLLNDHIHIKSSGKNKSFALISYPNLMLADILLYEPKYLIVGLDQKKNVEIIKKISKKVNTYFPHTVILPNIFCPKFHIEVMNLDGQNKMSKNKDLSDNENINKIIYLFDEKDVIEKKIKKSKTDNYNILTYAKPNTKEINNLINIFLFFYYYKVKNVCAQTEKEKTNKRFQLFEDNLFLNEREHSLEKNHKTNFKPGTPENVESSNDNIKCLSYLKKKKDIYTIKNSSSKINEEKLFFKHNNVNPNINQETINNILSFYNNNYSNFKYELSQLIYDHFVVSKHFYNIFYSHDNLVDYILKRGKKCLSKRASKTFKVNNNAKIKKKKYKNEKQIQKKAEYLIFCISRRNK is encoded by the exons ATGAGAAAAGGGAAAAACCTAATTTTATCCTTCCTCTTGATTAttcaaattaatttttgtaaaaatgtcactgtaggaaaaaaaaatgaaaggatTGCTCTTTTTCTACATAAAATAgttgatattaaaaaaattaaatttaattttcgCTTAAAGGATAGCTGTACTTTTTTAACAGGCATCAAG CCTAGTGGGAGCATTCACTTGGGAAATTATATTGGTTGTTTACACCCTCTTATAAACGtagaagcaaaaaaaaaaaatacaaattatgtaagcaaaaataaggaaaatgtAGTAAagttaaagaaaataatattaattgcTGATCTACATTGTTTAACAGACATAAACAATATGTTTTTCTTGAAACAAAATGTTCTGGACTCTGTAAaagttattatttctttgaTAATAGACAtgtatataaagaaaaaagaatatataaatatttatataaataatataaaattagaaaaaattttaacttatTTTAAGAGTGGTCTCATAGATGAAGCATATCTAAACAAGCTATTATGTTCCATTAATGTATACGAATCTTATTCCTTTTTGAATTATGAGAAACAGAAGGATGATTTCGATGTAGTAAATAATGCCCACAACATTATTCAGggtaaattatttaatgatgaaaaaacaaaattaagtaaaaaaagtcttgaagaaaaaaatatcagTGGTAAATACGAAAGAACTGCCAAGAAGAATATTTTCCAAAAACAttatttctacatttttaaacAATCAGATATTCAAGCACATACATctctatattatttaataaattctttTACGTCAATTAATTTACTGAATGaccatatacatataaagaGTAGTGGAAAGAACAAATCATTTGCCTTGATTTCTTATCCAAATTTAATGTTAGCAgatattttgctttatgaacctaaatatttaatagtaGGGTtagatcaaaaaaaaaatgtagaaataattaaaaaaatttccaaaaaagtaaataccTATTTTCCACATACTGTAATCCTACCAAATATTTTCTGCCCAAAATTTCACATAGAAGTAATGAACTTGGATGGTCAGAATAAAATGAGCAAAAATAAAGACCTCTcagataatgaaaatataaataaaattatttatctatttgaTGAAAAGGATGtaatagaaaagaaaattaagaaaagTAAAACAGATAATTACAACATTTTAACTTATGCAAAACCAAATACaaaggaaataaataatctcattaatatttttcttttcttctactattataaagttaaaaatgTTTGTGCACAAacggaaaaagaaaaaaccaACAAACGTTTTCAACTATTCGAAGATAATCTCTTTTTAAATGAAAGAGAGCACAGTCTAGAGAAAAAtcataaaacaaattttaaacCGGGCACACCTGAAAATGTTGAAAGTTCAAATGATAACATTAAATGTCTTagttacttaaaaaaaaaaaaagacatttatacaataaaaaacagttcaagcaaaataaatgaagaaaaattattttttaagcataataatgtaaatccAAATATTAACCAAGAaactataaataatattttatccttttataaCAACaattattctaattttaaataCGAATTATCTCAACTAATTTACGACCATTTTGTGGTGtcaaaacatttttataatatcttttattCTCATGATAATTTAGTGGATTATATCTtaaaaagggggaaaaaatgtttatcaAAGAGAGCATCCAAAACTTTTAAAGTAAACAATAAtgctaaaataaaaaagaaaaaatataaaaatgagaaaC aaattcAAAAGAAGGctgaatatttaattttttgcataAGTAGAAGAAACAAATAG
- a CDS encoding hypothetical protein (conserved Plasmodium protein) translates to MKRERNKLLNESKGKRKKKDKITGTGINEKKGDTFNPQLSARELKKIQYYENMFKKMEKQKEENGNERENKNKKKSSHVRKTKKEDTANNKKEFDENKVVYEHIIKDAKNEDVHSSKEEYENLEMNEQKYQKLSRKKVNANDNTDEDFTPKNSTKKEYTIDENVRVCNSIDKKNTNDNILNNKELIIRIKKENLSKEKWKNYKINEGSKNGTNQNKNVINCSLFNSDSENETDKLGEVNKKYQDDEDNIFYSTIEGLNNYTAKSRSNDSDYDRNNNKIIEIIKGKKKFKCTNNNLLQINSEKGYVSDGKINYNSSQNEIRLKTNEKKYSGKEKKNVLKIKRSFSVNSNINEYFLDITPIILKSGYDSNSSENGVECNDNLNLYSFENKKKNVLNLLTGNVEGKEKLTYANKCIKSDIVKNKICYYNYNTQSKNKTNEWNFLNNDTKEIIEDNDNFDLYLNHKEYIDENINTKSRSTQYFNEEVIRIKKPFGGKTFNIKSASDSNNITYVNKKYDINCCINKYLSNMRYTNLKKLKKVNKANLNLYVKSCTDFLSFGKCDSAILSLKKFQNALQQEREGLQ, encoded by the coding sequence atgaagcGCGAAAGAAACAAGCTATTAAATGAAAgcaaaggaaaaaggaaaaaaaaagataagatAACAGGAACAGGAatcaatgaaaaaaaaggagatacATTTAACCCTCAGCTTAGTGCGAGGGAGTTGAAGAAAATACAGTACTACGAAAATATGTTTAAGAAAATGGAGAAGCAAAAGGAGGAGAATGGTAATGAAAGGgagaataaaaacaaaaaaaaaagtagtcatgtgagaaaaacgaaaaaggaagatacagcaaataataaaaaggaatttgATGAAAACAAAGTGGTATATGAGCATATAATTAAGGAtgcaaaaaatgaagatgTCCATAGTAGTAAAGaggaatatgaaaatttagaAATGAATGAGCAAAAATATCAGAAGCTTTCCCGAAAAAAAGTGAATGCTAATGATAATACGGATGAAGATTTTACACCTAAAAATTCTACAAAAAAAGAGTATACTATTGATGAAAATGTAAGAGTATGTAATTcgattgataaaaaaaatacaaacgataatatattgaataataaagagttaattattagaattaaaaaggagaatttaagtaaagaaaaatggaaaaattataaaataaatgagggtagtaaaaatggaacaaatcaaaacaaaaatgttataaattgTAGCTTGTTTAATAGTGATAGCGAAAATGAAACAGATAAATTAGgagaagtaaataaaaaatatcaagATGATGaggataatatattttatagcaCCATTGAAGGGTTAAACAATTACACTGCTAAAAGTAGAAGCAACGATAGTGATTAtgatagaaataataataaaatcatagaaataataaaaggaaaaaagaaattcaaatgtacaaataataatttgttgCAAATAAATTCTGAAAAGGGGTACGTATCAGATggtaaaattaattacaaCAGTTcacaaaatgaaataagaCTTAAAACAAATGAGAAGAAATATTCaggtaaagaaaaaaaaaatgtattaaaaataaagagaagtTTTTCAGTAAAttctaatataaatgaatacttTCTTGATATTACCCCAATTATATTGAAATCCGGTTACGATTCTAATAGTTCCGAAAATGGGGTTGAATGTAATGACAACCTTAATTTGTATAGTTTtgaaaataagaagaaaaatgtattaaatttGTTAACAGGTAATGTTGaaggaaaggaaaaattaacttatgctaataaatgtataaaaagtgacatagtgaaaaataaaatttgttacTACAATTATAATACGCAAAGcaagaataaaacaaatgaatgGAATTTCCTGAATAATGATACAAAGGAGATAATCGaagataatgataatttcGATTTGTACTTAAATCACAAAGAATATAtagatgaaaatataaatacgaAATCAAGGAGTACccaatattttaatgaagaagttataagaataaaaaaaccCTTTGGTGGTAAAACTTTTAACATAAAGTCAGCTAGCGATAGTAATAACATTACctatgttaataaaaaatatgatattaattgttgcataaacaaatatttaagtaatatGAGGTATactaatttgaaaaaattaaaaaaagtaaataaggCGAATTTAAATCTATATGTGAAAAGTTGCACAGATTTTTTAAGCTTCGGTAAGTGTGATAGTGCAATTCTATCCCtgaaaaaatttcaaaatgcGTTACAGCAGGAGAGGGAGGGATTGCAATGa
- a CDS encoding hypothetical protein (conserved Plasmodium protein) yields the protein MNEICFDKNENNLVNNKYNQPQTNVHDESFTINAEKLLDKANKNENKDETKYSKTLNMLNESKKHQLTEYEKSEEHNNKKVLCSEGKNFPSYTFINSYMNNCDKNVSNENPESEVKIFYFEDTIESKYLHDDKPLTTLDKQKCDTAVVLKSNNNSYNNASNGYNIASNGCNNTSNIYSNNNNGDVVEGEKNLKSEFSKKEQVSFDDQINNSTFLKNHQFEVNINNNENITSKGKKKYGYGDKIEKILSKENSKKRKNKTNINYGKIHNQQVEKKKGYTNNCDFINENYYEEHTKSRSNKKSDNINIDIFYSSKSEKSLDESGEEDSSVDGNEKFYGNMYPSDIPVDFYENPLSNKSSLNELESAYSIYTKNNASEEINILNSYIKNIAENATMSSSSVDIDNKLVNILSLSFLTFIDHVIYDSHIYALRNEFKKKRETNNNNITNNGSINSNESPKGESLNNVTIQDSIKIKNEIIASNIENNTINEKVFNNNKVETLLENTNIVHNNNIQVKNKEDGNFNELNNSEEKVRNKGTQIIYDPDVINLCLNNIYNQEMVNRIMLKKKENDTNYNKNDKKIDEVKPKGNGAFSNDANSITTNKNVFSDNKDINDVCNHADNATRGKEKISKPEDIYINEKTDNIKEKSINININKDVLQTNINYELHQRKIMINQINEKIKKKSNNNRQNFVNAKKYSMDDIFDI from the coding sequence AAAGTTTTACAATTAACGCAGAAAAATTACTTGACAAAgcaaacaaaaatgaaaataaggatgaaacaaaatattcaaaaacaCTTAATATGTTAAATGAAAGTAAGAAACATCAGTTAACAGAATATGAAAAGTCAGAAGAACATAACAACAAAAAAGTGCTCTGCAGTGAAGGCAAAAATTTTCCCagttatacatttattaacaGTTATATGAACAATTGTGATAAAAATGTTAGCAACGAAAATCCAGAAAGTGaggttaaaattttttattttgaagatACGATTGAAAGCAAGTATTTGCATGATGACAAGCCTTTAACAACGTTagataaacaaaaatgtgATACAGCAGTAGTACTAAaaagtaacaataatagttataataatgCCAGTAATGGTTATAATATTGCCAGTAATGGTTGTAATAATACCAGCAAtatttatagtaataataataatggtgATGTTGTGGAAGGggagaaaaatttaaaaagtgaaTTTTCGAAAAAAGAACAAGTCTCTTTTGATGatcaaattaataattccacctttttaaaaaatcaccAATTTGAggtaaatattaataataacgaGAATATAACAAGTaagggtaaaaaaaaatatggttaTGGTGACAAAATTGAAAAGATTTTAAGCAAAGAAAACtccaaaaaaaggaaaaataaaactaacaTAAACTATggaaaaatacataatcaACAggtagagaaaaaaaagggataCACAAATAATTGTGATTTTATTAATGAGAATTATTATGAAGAACATACAAAAAGTagatcaaataaaaaaagtgataatattaacatagatattttttattctagcAAGAGTGAAAAATCTTTAGATGAAAGTGGTGAAGAGGATAGCTCAGTTGAcggaaatgaaaaattctATGGAAATATGTATCCATCAGATATTCCAGTAGATTTTTATGAAAACCCTTTAAGCAACAAAAGTTCATTAAACGAGTTGGAATCAGCATACAGTATCTATACCAAAAATAATGCAAGTGAAGAAATTAACATTTTGAATAGctacattaaaaatatagcgGAGAATGCGACCATGTCTTCTTCATCAGTTGACATTGATAATAAATTAGTTAATATTCTctctttatcatttttaaccTTTATTGATCATGTAATATATGACTCTCATATATATGCTTTAAGAAatgaattcaaaaaaaagagagaaacgaataataataatataacgaACAATGGTAGTATAAACTCAAACGAATCTCCCAAAGGAGAAAGCTTAAACAATGTTACTATACAAgatagtataaaaataaaaaatgaaataattgcttcgaatatagaaaataatactattaatgaaaaggtatttaataataataaagtggAAACGTTGCTGGAAAATACGAACATAGTTCATAATAACAACATACAagtgaaaaataaagaagatggtaattttaatgaattaaataattctgAGGAAAAGGTTAGAAACAAAGGAACACAAATTATCTATGATCCTGATGTAATTAATCTATgtttaaataacatatataaccAAGAAATGGTAAACAGAATtatgcttaaaaaaaaagaaaatgatacCAATTATAATAAGAATGATAAGAAGATCGATGAAGTGAAACCTAAAGGAAATGGCGCTTTTTCAAATGATGCAAATTCCATTACAAcgaataaaaatgtatttagtgataataaagatattaaCGATGTGTGTAACCATGCAGATAATGCAACAAggggaaaggaaaaaatttcaaagcctgaagatatttatataaacgaaaaaacagataatataaaagaaaaaagtataaatataaacataaataaggATGTGCTACAAACTAATATAAACTATGAACTACatcaaagaaaaattatgatcaatcaaataaatgaaaaaattaaaaaaaagagtaataaCAACAGGCAAAATTTTGTGAACGCCAAGAAATATTCTATGGATgatatatttgatatatag